The genomic DNA ATGTATCACCCGTATCGATCGCGCGCAGCCCTTCGGTTGACGAGACGGCCGAGTTGGCGCTCTCCAATGTCCCTTTTCTTTCACGGGATCGGCGTTCGGCCTTCGTCAGGCCCCGGCTTTCAGTCTCGATCTGGCGTTGCTGGCGGATCAGCTCAGCCAGAACCAGCTCATTGGACCCGGACTTGCCAAGGGCCCGAGCCCTCCTCATGGCTTCGCGATATTCCCAGAGTGGCACGGGCGGAATTTCCAGATTTCTGTACCGCGCCTCAACAAATCGGCCATCGTCCAGTTCGACCCAGATCATTGAGATATCACGAGGATCGTAGCGAACGACCACCTTTCCATCCCCGCGCCCGATGTGGCCTGCAAGGGCATCGGACCAGTACCGTATCTGGAACAGATGGATGCCGTCACGCCTGATCTTGCGCAGTTCGCTCGGCAGGAAACTCACCTGAAAGGCTTCGATATCAAATGGGATATCGCCCGTCATTTGTTCTGAGAGCGCCTCCCATTTGGCAACGGGCGTGCAGCCAAGACTTGAATGAATGCTGTTGTTGTAACGGCAGATTTCCAAAGCAAACCAACGATCGAATTCGCTCAACGTCATCGTGGCCATGCCTTCGGCATCATAGTCGCCCTTGGTCGTGACCGAGGATTGCGTTGTGCCCGGCAGGAGGTGAACCGCCCCCATCATCGTCCCGATCAAACGTTCGATGTGACCTCCGAAGTGAGGACTTCCCGGCGGTCGATAGACCAGATCGATCCCCCATTCCGCACAGGCCGACCGAAAGGCCCGCGACCGGAAATCGCGGCCATTGTCGACATGGACACTCTGCGGTTTGCCTTGTGCGGGCCAAGGAATATTGCACGCCAATTCCGTCAGAAGTTGCGCCTTGGGGGCAACCGCCTGTGTCAGGCAAAGCGCCACAGACAGACGCGAAGGAGCCTCAAGAGAAGTGTAGTATCCGGTTACCATCCGCGTTGCGATGTCGATCGACAGCGTGACCCAAGGCCGGCCAATTGCTTGGCGCTCAAAACTGTCGACAAGAATAATGTCTGCGGGCGTATGGTCGATTTGCACGATTTCCAGAGGATGATTTGCCTTGTTTTCACCCGTGACCGGCGCAAACTTCTGGCGGGCCGCCTTTGCGCCCTCTCGTGCCTTCGCAACTTTGCGGGCATTCATTGCATCCAGACGACGCTGAACCGTCCGCCGCGTCGGTGGCTGCAGGCCCTGTTGCCAGCACGCGCTGCGGATTTCTGTCACGACGCGCGACAGGCTCGAACGCTCCCGGCGCAAAAAATAACGGCGAAGGTGCTCTTCGATCACCGCTTCGACTTTGCTGGATATCAAGATCGTCCCGGTCGGGCGGCCCCGTTTCCGCGGCGTCAGAGCGCTGGTGCGCCCACCCTCTTCCGCCAAC from Sulfitobacter sp. THAF37 includes the following:
- a CDS encoding Mu transposase C-terminal domain-containing protein, with amino-acid sequence MDDDGEDYVAVGAEEARRAAVLRPLVQAFLKGTGSLESGINDAVWELGVSRATVWRWVKRLAEEGGRTSALTPRKRGRPTGTILISSKVEAVIEEHLRRYFLRRERSSLSRVVTEIRSACWQQGLQPPTRRTVQRRLDAMNARKVAKAREGAKAARQKFAPVTGENKANHPLEIVQIDHTPADIILVDSFERQAIGRPWVTLSIDIATRMVTGYYTSLEAPSRLSVALCLTQAVAPKAQLLTELACNIPWPAQGKPQSVHVDNGRDFRSRAFRSACAEWGIDLVYRPPGSPHFGGHIERLIGTMMGAVHLLPGTTQSSVTTKGDYDAEGMATMTLSEFDRWFALEICRYNNSIHSSLGCTPVAKWEALSEQMTGDIPFDIEAFQVSFLPSELRKIRRDGIHLFQIRYWSDALAGHIGRGDGKVVVRYDPRDISMIWVELDDGRFVEARYRNLEIPPVPLWEYREAMRRARALGKSGSNELVLAELIRQQRQIETESRGLTKAERRSRERKGTLESANSAVSSTEGLRAIDTGDTSRPLFKVERW